A window from Synechococcus sp. RSCCF101 encodes these proteins:
- the moeB gene encoding molybdopterin-synthase adenylyltransferase MoeB: MLPPEIGSTALDAEETGRYARHLSLPELGVVGQRRLKAASVLCVGAGGLGSPLLLYLAAAGIGRIGLIDFDVVDASNLQRQVIHSTARIGEAKVHSARARMLELNPRCDVQVHREALSSANALERLASYDLVCDGSDNFSTRYLVNDACALLGLAWVYGAVFRFEGQASVFNHRGGPDFRDLLPEPPPAGAVPSCAEAGVVGVLPGLIGTIQATEAIKLIAGIGTSLSGRLLVLDALSMRFRELRLQPTPGREPIRELIDHARPCAGTPASSPEGGDGHPGIDVETLRRRLESATPAAPMLLLDVRSAEEVAAASLPGALNIPLAELEREASLSQLKRMSAAGTIHVVCKAGGRSTRALGLLRRHGIEGINVLGGMDAWLQRGWPVESAAPGARS, encoded by the coding sequence ATGCTCCCCCCCGAGATCGGCAGCACGGCACTGGATGCAGAGGAGACCGGGCGCTACGCCCGCCACCTGAGCCTGCCCGAGCTGGGGGTGGTGGGGCAGCGGCGCCTGAAGGCCGCCTCCGTGCTCTGTGTGGGGGCCGGCGGGCTGGGCTCACCCCTGCTGCTCTACCTGGCGGCGGCGGGAATCGGTCGGATCGGTCTGATCGACTTCGACGTGGTCGATGCCAGCAACCTGCAGCGCCAGGTCATCCACAGCACCGCACGCATCGGTGAGGCCAAGGTTCACTCGGCCCGCGCCCGCATGCTCGAGCTCAACCCCCGCTGCGACGTGCAGGTGCACAGGGAGGCGCTCTCCAGCGCCAATGCCCTCGAGCGTCTGGCCTCCTACGACCTGGTCTGTGACGGCAGCGACAACTTCTCCACCCGCTACCTGGTCAACGACGCCTGCGCTCTGCTGGGGCTCGCCTGGGTCTATGGCGCGGTCTTCCGTTTCGAGGGCCAGGCCAGTGTCTTCAACCACCGGGGCGGGCCCGACTTCCGCGACCTGCTTCCCGAGCCGCCTCCCGCCGGTGCGGTTCCCTCCTGCGCCGAGGCGGGCGTGGTCGGGGTGCTGCCCGGCCTGATCGGAACCATCCAGGCCACCGAGGCCATCAAGCTCATCGCCGGCATCGGCACCAGCCTCAGCGGCCGCCTGCTGGTGCTCGATGCCCTCTCGATGCGGTTCCGTGAGCTGCGTCTGCAGCCCACGCCCGGCCGGGAGCCCATCCGTGAGCTGATCGACCACGCCCGCCCCTGCGCCGGGACGCCTGCGTCGTCACCGGAGGGTGGTGACGGCCACCCCGGCATCGATGTGGAGACCCTGCGGCGCCGACTGGAGAGCGCCACGCCAGCCGCCCCCATGCTGCTGCTCGATGTGCGCAGCGCCGAGGAGGTGGCGGCGGCCTCGCTGCCCGGTGCGCTCAACATCCCTCTGGCCGAGCTGGAGCGGGAGGCCAGCCTCTCGCAGCTGAAGCGGATGAGCGCTGCCGGCACGATCCACGTGGTCTGCAAGGCCGGCGGACGCAGCACCAGGGCCCTGGGGCTGCTGCGCCGCCATGGGATCGAGGGCATCAACGTGCTCGGGGGGATGGATGCCTGGCTGCAGCGGGGCTGGCCGGTGGAGTCCGCCGCACCCGGGGCCCGGTCATGA
- a CDS encoding M67 family metallopeptidase, with translation MEHTADAPSWPAAVLLPLECLRILRRLLAAASPEEGCCLLLSPVDPSGRDAVLLEALWPCRNVQQPPSARQRHFLVDPREQLLAQRWARGRGLRLVGHAHSHPAGPAVSSPLDRAMALHPALVLIWAGGQPARDGLRAWWLEPAAGEGPSPSPRPVPIHLWHRSPLSRMVVCGPEP, from the coding sequence ATGGAACATACCGCCGACGCCCCGAGCTGGCCAGCGGCGGTGCTCCTCCCGCTCGAGTGTTTGCGGATTCTCAGACGCCTTCTGGCCGCGGCCTCCCCGGAGGAGGGGTGCTGCCTGCTGCTATCGCCCGTCGACCCGTCCGGTCGGGACGCGGTGCTGCTGGAGGCGCTCTGGCCCTGCCGCAACGTGCAGCAGCCCCCCTCCGCGCGGCAGCGTCACTTTCTGGTCGACCCGCGTGAGCAGCTACTCGCCCAGCGCTGGGCCCGCGGCCGCGGGCTGAGGCTCGTCGGCCATGCCCACTCCCACCCCGCCGGCCCGGCCGTTTCCTCCCCGCTGGACCGGGCCATGGCCCTGCATCCGGCGCTGGTGCTCATCTGGGCCGGAGGGCAGCCGGCACGGGACGGACTGCGGGCCTGGTGGCTCGAGCCTGCCGCGGGGGAAGGGCCATCGCCCTCCCCCCGGCCGGTGCCGATCCACTTGTGGCACCGATCCCCGCTGAGCAGGATGGTGGTCTGCGGTCCTGAACCCTGA
- a CDS encoding CAAD domain-containing protein codes for MSETVTTTSEAVDAPEATFTSSAPNDAATPAAESSAGFSERYEQVLGAINSTLNQVDWSQAGLIVKVAGIFTAVIVAQILIKGLLDTVNLIPIVPGLLELLGLVVAGRWALANLTTSQKREALTSRLRSWQQEYLG; via the coding sequence ATGAGCGAAACAGTGACAACGACCAGTGAAGCGGTCGACGCGCCGGAAGCGACCTTCACCTCCTCAGCCCCCAACGACGCCGCCACTCCGGCCGCCGAGAGCAGCGCCGGCTTCAGCGAGCGCTACGAGCAGGTGCTCGGGGCCATCAACAGCACCCTCAACCAGGTCGACTGGAGCCAGGCGGGGCTGATCGTGAAGGTGGCCGGCATCTTCACCGCCGTCATCGTGGCTCAGATCCTGATCAAGGGGCTGCTCGACACGGTCAATCTGATCCCCATCGTCCCCGGACTTCTCGAACTGCTCGGTCTGGTGGTGGCCGGTCGCTGGGCGCTGGCCAATCTCACCACCAGCCAGAAGCGCGAGGCCCTCACCAGCCGGCTGCGCAGCTGGCAGCAGGAATACCTGGGCTGA
- a CDS encoding fructosamine kinase family protein, with protein sequence MGDAGSFSGPGVIGGEGPGWLSEALGRDVLRLEPVAGGCIHAACRALMSDGSQLFVKSNSPAQLELFASEVDGLDALRRLAPPGLVVPAVEAWGVSGGRSYLVLEWLPLLRSGDWSRLGTGLARLHRRSASEPVHSGAGNGERFGWHRNNAIGSAPQSNRWHGSWGMFFRQERLLPQLQWAGIEDRDLPGLDRALERLPAWLDAHACDPCLVHGDLWSGNAALLDGGGGSLYDPAVYLGDREVDLAMARLFGGFPESLFEAYEEEWPLPPGHRERSEVYDLYHLLNHANLFGGGYQRQARASIRTMLRLLERPPV encoded by the coding sequence TTGGGCGATGCTGGCAGCTTCAGCGGGCCTGGCGTGATCGGTGGCGAGGGACCGGGCTGGCTGAGCGAGGCGCTGGGCCGGGATGTGCTGCGGCTGGAGCCGGTGGCCGGTGGGTGCATCCATGCCGCCTGCCGCGCCCTGATGTCCGACGGCTCCCAGCTGTTCGTCAAGTCGAACAGTCCCGCACAGCTTGAGCTGTTCGCCTCCGAGGTTGATGGGCTGGATGCCCTGAGGCGCCTGGCTCCTCCGGGGCTGGTTGTCCCCGCCGTCGAGGCCTGGGGTGTCTCGGGAGGACGCAGCTATCTGGTTCTCGAGTGGCTGCCGCTGCTGCGTTCCGGCGACTGGTCGCGCCTCGGTACGGGCCTCGCCCGGCTGCACCGGCGCTCGGCATCGGAGCCGGTGCACTCCGGAGCCGGGAACGGGGAGCGCTTCGGCTGGCACCGGAACAACGCCATCGGCTCAGCTCCCCAGAGCAATCGCTGGCACGGATCGTGGGGGATGTTCTTCCGCCAGGAACGGCTGCTGCCGCAGCTGCAATGGGCTGGGATCGAGGATCGGGACCTCCCCGGACTGGACCGGGCGCTGGAGCGGCTGCCGGCCTGGCTGGATGCTCACGCCTGTGACCCCTGCCTGGTGCATGGCGATCTCTGGAGCGGCAACGCTGCCCTGCTGGATGGCGGTGGCGGCAGCCTCTACGACCCGGCCGTGTACCTCGGCGATCGGGAGGTGGATCTGGCGATGGCCAGGCTGTTCGGAGGATTCCCGGAGAGCCTGTTTGAGGCCTACGAGGAGGAATGGCCCCTGCCGCCCGGTCACCGCGAGCGCTCAGAGGTTTACGACCTGTACCACCTGCTCAACCACGCCAATCTGTTCGGAGGCGGCTACCAACGGCAGGCCAGGGCCTCCATCCGAACGATGCTCCGGCTGCTGGAGCGGCCGCCGGTCTGA
- the crtD gene encoding C-3',4' desaturase CrtD: protein MAGQEHCDVVVVGAGIAGLTAAALLAKQGLRVVLLESHHQSGGCAGTFRRGPYVFDVGATQVAGLEPGGIHEQIFRHLEVSAPPARPLDPACVVDLADGRPPVHIWREHERWCRERLEQFPGSERFWNLCERLHASNWAFAGRHPVLPPRSGWDLGQLLGALRPGTLGSAWLAAASMADLLRLCGCGEDRRLRRFLDLQLKLYSQQPAAGTAALYGATVLAMAQAPLGLWHLHGSMQELSRSLEAGLTRHGGELRLKQRLVGLEPIGPGSADAPRPGASGGWLCRIARGGRPSTDTDAIRCRDVIVTLPPQCLPDLLGPALPSGYNRRLSRLPEPSGALVHYGVCDRSALPEHCAAHLQLEWPDPGSLFVSVSREGDGRAPRGQATVIASCFTAVTRWQGLDRQAYDWAKQKAGLGLRRGLEHLLGIGAEAWTHQELATPRGFARWTGRPMGIVGGLGQTPGQFGPFGLAGRTPLTGLWLCGDSIHPGEGTAGVSLSALSSVRQLLQARGMADIVPLA from the coding sequence ATGGCGGGACAGGAACACTGCGACGTGGTGGTGGTGGGTGCCGGGATCGCCGGCCTCACGGCGGCCGCCCTGCTGGCGAAGCAGGGCCTGAGGGTGGTTCTGCTGGAATCCCATCATCAGAGCGGCGGTTGCGCCGGCACCTTCCGCCGCGGGCCCTACGTGTTCGACGTGGGCGCCACCCAGGTGGCCGGGCTCGAACCGGGCGGCATTCACGAGCAGATCTTCCGCCACCTGGAGGTGAGCGCACCGCCGGCCCGGCCGTTGGACCCGGCCTGCGTTGTGGACCTGGCTGACGGGCGGCCACCGGTGCACATCTGGCGTGAGCACGAGCGCTGGTGCAGGGAACGGCTGGAGCAGTTCCCCGGCAGCGAACGCTTCTGGAACCTCTGCGAGCGGCTGCACGCCAGCAACTGGGCCTTCGCCGGCCGCCATCCGGTGCTGCCGCCACGCTCCGGCTGGGATCTCGGCCAGCTGCTCGGGGCCCTGCGGCCGGGAACCCTCGGCAGCGCCTGGCTGGCCGCGGCCTCCATGGCCGATCTGCTGCGCCTCTGCGGCTGCGGAGAGGACCGGCGCCTGCGGCGCTTTCTCGATCTGCAGCTGAAGCTCTATTCCCAGCAGCCCGCCGCCGGCACCGCCGCGCTCTACGGGGCCACCGTGCTGGCGATGGCCCAGGCGCCTCTCGGCCTCTGGCACCTGCACGGCTCAATGCAGGAACTGAGCCGCAGCCTCGAGGCGGGGCTCACACGCCACGGGGGAGAGCTGCGGCTGAAGCAGCGGCTTGTGGGGCTGGAGCCCATCGGCCCTGGATCGGCGGATGCACCCCGCCCCGGAGCCAGCGGGGGCTGGCTCTGCCGGATCGCACGCGGGGGCCGACCATCGACGGACACCGATGCGATCCGCTGCCGCGATGTGATCGTGACCCTGCCGCCCCAGTGCCTCCCGGACCTGCTCGGACCCGCGCTGCCCAGCGGGTACAACAGGCGCCTGAGCCGCCTGCCGGAGCCTTCCGGAGCCCTGGTGCACTACGGCGTCTGCGATCGCAGCGCTCTGCCCGAGCACTGTGCCGCCCACCTGCAGCTCGAGTGGCCCGATCCGGGCAGCCTCTTCGTCTCGGTGAGCCGCGAGGGGGATGGCCGGGCACCCCGCGGCCAGGCCACGGTGATCGCCAGCTGCTTCACAGCGGTGACGCGCTGGCAGGGCCTGGACCGGCAGGCCTACGACTGGGCCAAGCAGAAGGCCGGACTGGGGCTCCGCCGCGGGCTGGAGCACCTGCTCGGCATCGGGGCCGAGGCCTGGACCCACCAGGAGCTGGCCACGCCGCGGGGGTTCGCCCGCTGGACCGGGCGCCCCATGGGCATCGTGGGTGGACTGGGCCAGACCCCGGGGCAGTTCGGCCCCTTCGGCCTGGCGGGACGCACGCCGCTGACCGGCCTCTGGCTCTGCGGCGACTCCATTCATCCCGGTGAGGGAACCGCGGGCGTGAGCCTCTCCGCCCTCAGTTCGGTGCGGCAGCTGCTCCAGGCCCGGGGCATGGCGGACATCGTTCCGCTGGCCTGA
- a CDS encoding prephenate/arogenate dehydrogenase, with product MTEPAPAPAAGSHRCPGRVGIVGLGLIGGSLGLDLQAAGWAVQGIVRSEATARRARERGLATRVDTDPAALTGCGLVVLALPLDRLLAPPAALVAALPREAVVTDVGSVKAPVLALWQDLHPRFVAGHPMAGTAAAGVEAGLPGLFRSRPWVITPGPRTDPGAIEALERLAEAVGAEVITAEAATHDRAAALISHLPVLVSASLLLAAADESDAGVAALARQLASSGFADTTRVGGGNPDLGTLMARTNGTAVLAALRRCRHQLEAIEQLVQDGGWPDLHSALSRAGQERSSFRGCG from the coding sequence ATGACAGAGCCAGCTCCAGCGCCGGCAGCGGGTTCGCACAGGTGCCCCGGCAGGGTCGGAATCGTGGGCCTGGGTCTGATCGGTGGCTCCCTGGGGCTGGATCTGCAGGCCGCCGGCTGGGCCGTTCAGGGCATCGTGCGCAGCGAAGCCACGGCCCGCCGTGCGCGGGAACGCGGCCTGGCCACGCGGGTGGACACCGATCCGGCCGCTCTCACAGGCTGCGGGCTGGTGGTTCTGGCTCTGCCCCTCGATCGCCTGCTGGCGCCACCCGCGGCTCTGGTGGCGGCGCTGCCGCGGGAGGCCGTGGTGACGGATGTGGGTTCGGTCAAGGCACCGGTGCTCGCCCTGTGGCAGGACCTGCACCCGCGCTTCGTGGCGGGGCACCCCATGGCGGGCACGGCTGCCGCGGGGGTGGAGGCGGGGCTGCCCGGCCTGTTCCGGAGCCGGCCCTGGGTGATCACGCCCGGCCCGCGCACGGATCCCGGCGCGATCGAGGCGCTGGAGCGACTGGCTGAGGCCGTCGGCGCGGAGGTGATCACCGCTGAGGCGGCGACCCATGACCGGGCGGCGGCTCTGATCTCCCATCTTCCGGTTCTGGTCAGTGCCTCGCTGCTGCTCGCCGCCGCGGACGAGAGCGATGCCGGTGTGGCCGCCCTCGCCAGGCAACTGGCCTCCAGCGGCTTCGCCGACACCACCCGGGTGGGTGGCGGCAATCCCGATCTGGGCACGTTGATGGCCCGGACCAATGGCACGGCGGTGCTGGCCGCGCTCCGGCGCTGCCGGCATCAGCTCGAGGCGATCGAGCAACTGGTTCAGGACGGCGGCTGGCCCGATCTCCACAGCGCCCTGAGCCGGGCCGGCCAGGAGCGATCCAGCTTCCGGGGATGCGGCTGA
- a CDS encoding helicase, which produces MQEAAAHAHLKRLLRQQGEPRWAHHLTLSRLAARSLRRGDHTLVTIAPGSDPSWMLGLLVPMALSGRGTALVLSDRLRRRLLQVEAVQIASAGLPMACWEGRTPPGDEQCWLLSHQECLAAASAGDLADRPLVIPEGEELVSSLRQAMTLTLAAADWERLRRAHPAAGSDLLELHERLTRRVLPAGGAPGGSERVMLRPEESEPLRRRLAGLEDLPEPWQRWLSLPTGSWTSWASVDRPMLQWQWHHQPLEPLQACAPLFHRRGVIVADSSGLGEPAGLSDGHPAGFAATVRVQLGTPALHDPLPLYLPRQQPLPNGPAYPSHLADACRKLILGRGGLTVVVLDDADLRRRLLSELAADFGRRVVLEETAPDSNGVLCCGWSWWIEHQNRLPVPDQLVVALLPIASLEDPLTAARVEACKRNGNDWFRSLLLPEALATLQRGTLALRGREDARLAILDGRVRARSWGREVLRALEPWQPLLRLRPR; this is translated from the coding sequence ATGCAGGAAGCCGCGGCCCACGCCCACCTGAAGCGACTGCTGCGGCAGCAGGGGGAACCGCGCTGGGCCCATCACCTCACCCTGAGCCGGCTGGCGGCGCGGAGCCTGCGTCGCGGCGACCACACGCTCGTGACGATCGCGCCGGGCAGCGACCCGAGCTGGATGCTCGGTCTCCTGGTGCCGATGGCCCTGAGCGGACGGGGCACCGCTCTGGTGCTCAGCGATCGCCTACGCCGCCGGCTGCTGCAGGTGGAGGCCGTCCAGATCGCCTCAGCCGGCCTGCCCATGGCCTGCTGGGAGGGGCGGACGCCCCCCGGAGATGAACAGTGCTGGCTCCTCAGTCATCAGGAGTGCCTGGCCGCGGCCAGCGCTGGAGATCTCGCTGACCGGCCCCTGGTCATCCCCGAGGGCGAGGAGCTGGTGTCGTCGCTGCGCCAGGCCATGACGCTGACGCTCGCGGCAGCCGACTGGGAGCGACTGCGGCGCGCCCATCCCGCCGCGGGCAGCGACCTGCTGGAGCTGCACGAACGGCTCACGCGTCGCGTTCTGCCGGCCGGCGGCGCACCCGGAGGGAGCGAGCGGGTGATGCTGCGGCCGGAGGAGAGCGAACCCCTGCGGCGCCGCCTCGCCGGCCTGGAGGATCTGCCGGAGCCGTGGCAGCGCTGGCTCAGCCTGCCCACCGGCAGCTGGACCAGCTGGGCCAGCGTCGATCGCCCCATGCTGCAGTGGCAGTGGCACCACCAGCCGCTGGAGCCCCTGCAGGCCTGCGCCCCGCTGTTCCACCGCCGCGGCGTGATCGTGGCCGACAGTTCCGGTCTCGGCGAGCCGGCCGGACTGAGCGACGGGCACCCGGCCGGCTTCGCAGCCACGGTGCGCGTCCAGCTGGGCACGCCGGCCCTGCACGATCCGCTGCCCCTCTACCTGCCGCGGCAGCAGCCGCTGCCCAACGGGCCGGCCTATCCCTCCCATCTGGCGGACGCCTGCCGGAAGCTGATCCTCGGCCGCGGCGGGCTGACGGTGGTGGTTCTCGACGATGCCGACCTGAGACGCCGGCTGCTGAGCGAGCTGGCCGCCGACTTCGGCCGGCGGGTCGTGCTGGAGGAGACCGCGCCCGACAGCAATGGCGTGCTCTGCTGCGGCTGGAGCTGGTGGATTGAGCACCAGAACCGCCTGCCCGTTCCGGACCAGCTGGTCGTGGCCCTGCTGCCGATCGCGAGCCTGGAAGACCCGTTGACGGCGGCTCGGGTCGAGGCCTGCAAGCGCAACGGCAACGACTGGTTCCGCAGCCTGCTCCTCCCCGAGGCCCTGGCAACACTGCAGCGGGGCACCCTCGCCCTGCGGGGCAGGGAGGACGCTCGCCTGGCGATCCTGGACGGACGGGTACGGGCCCGCAGCTGGGGCCGGGAGGTTCTGCGCGCTCTGGAGCCCTGGCAGCCTCTGCTGCGGCTGCGCCCCCGCTGA
- a CDS encoding DUF2839 domain-containing protein, producing MGEARRRAVQGLPPRTSKRKPDTSPRIAPWLPLTQDQAQRFVQLTTRGAWIGIAALVLGWITVRFIGPAAGWWTLADMP from the coding sequence ATGGGGGAGGCACGACGGCGCGCGGTACAGGGGCTCCCTCCGCGCACGAGCAAGCGGAAGCCGGACACCTCACCGCGGATCGCCCCCTGGCTGCCCCTGACCCAGGACCAGGCTCAGCGGTTCGTGCAGCTCACGACCCGTGGGGCCTGGATCGGCATCGCCGCGCTCGTGCTGGGCTGGATCACCGTGCGGTTCATCGGACCGGCCGCCGGCTGGTGGACGCTGGCGGACATGCCGTAG
- a CDS encoding DUF1815 family protein produces the protein MFTRLAETYRGVVQDLVLSLQALALSLKQQGLAATCYVCGNGIDGRGASFVADLGDGHMVRFLVSDSGISWLESRNGRELVRLDGAEAIGELQRIAAFLQTGPTRPVRPDRAPHPVVERPA, from the coding sequence ATGTTCACACGTCTCGCCGAAACCTATCGAGGGGTTGTCCAGGACCTTGTGCTCAGCCTGCAGGCCCTGGCCCTCAGCCTGAAGCAGCAGGGTCTGGCGGCCACCTGCTACGTCTGCGGAAACGGCATCGATGGCCGGGGCGCCTCCTTTGTCGCCGATCTCGGCGACGGCCACATGGTGCGCTTCCTGGTCTCCGACAGCGGCATCAGCTGGCTGGAATCGCGCAATGGTCGCGAACTGGTCCGGCTGGACGGCGCCGAGGCGATCGGGGAACTTCAGCGCATCGCCGCCTTCCTGCAGACCGGTCCGACCCGACCGGTCAGGCCGGACCGGGCTCCCCACCCAGTGGTCGAGCGCCCGGCCTGA
- the recA gene encoding recombinase RecA: MPVELKGSAARAAANGRQQDAQQAERDRALSSVLGQIERNFGKGSIMRLGDASRMRVETISSGALTLDLALGGGYPKGRVVEIYGPESSGKTTLTLHAIAEVQRRGGVAAFVDAEHALDPVYAAALGVDIENLLVSQPDTGEMALEIVDQLVRSGAVDIVVVDSVAALTPRAEIEGEMGDLAVGSQARLMSQAMRKITGNIGKSGCTVIFLNQLRLKIGVTYGSPETTTGGNALKFYASVRLDIRRIQTLKRATEEYGIRAKVKVAKNKVAPPFRIAEFDILFGRGISTLGCLLDLAEETGVVIRKGAWYSYNGDNIGQGRDNTIGWLEQNSEPAQTIETEVRRRLTEGADVRSNSMKPLAAAAREAAASTKRPDAPGTAGADPGAAAPASPAAAVTGGR, translated from the coding sequence ATGCCAGTCGAACTCAAGGGCAGTGCCGCCCGCGCCGCCGCCAACGGCCGCCAGCAGGATGCTCAGCAGGCGGAGCGGGACCGGGCCCTCTCCTCCGTCCTCGGCCAGATCGAGCGCAACTTCGGCAAGGGCTCGATCATGCGGCTCGGGGATGCCTCCCGCATGCGGGTGGAGACCATCTCCTCCGGTGCCCTGACTCTCGATCTCGCCCTGGGCGGCGGCTATCCCAAGGGCAGGGTCGTGGAGATCTACGGGCCGGAGAGTTCAGGTAAGACCACCCTCACCCTGCATGCGATCGCCGAGGTGCAGCGCCGGGGGGGGGTGGCGGCCTTCGTCGATGCCGAACACGCCCTGGATCCGGTCTACGCCGCGGCCCTCGGGGTCGACATCGAGAACCTGCTGGTGTCCCAGCCGGACACCGGCGAGATGGCGCTGGAGATCGTGGACCAGCTGGTGCGTTCCGGTGCCGTGGACATCGTGGTGGTGGATTCGGTGGCCGCCCTCACGCCCCGGGCGGAGATCGAGGGGGAGATGGGTGATCTCGCCGTGGGCAGCCAGGCCCGCCTGATGAGTCAGGCCATGCGCAAGATCACCGGCAACATCGGCAAGTCCGGCTGCACGGTGATCTTCCTCAACCAGCTGCGGCTCAAGATCGGCGTCACCTACGGCAGCCCCGAAACCACGACGGGAGGCAACGCGCTCAAGTTCTATGCCTCGGTGCGGCTCGACATCCGTCGCATTCAGACCCTGAAACGGGCCACCGAGGAATACGGCATCCGCGCCAAGGTGAAGGTGGCCAAGAACAAGGTGGCGCCGCCCTTCCGAATCGCGGAGTTCGACATCCTCTTCGGACGCGGCATCAGCACGCTCGGATGCCTGCTCGATCTGGCCGAGGAGACGGGGGTGGTGATCCGCAAGGGCGCCTGGTACAGCTACAACGGCGACAACATCGGCCAGGGTCGCGACAACACGATCGGCTGGCTGGAGCAGAACAGCGAGCCGGCCCAGACGATCGAGACGGAAGTACGCCGCCGTCTGACCGAAGGCGCCGATGTGCGATCCAACTCGATGAAACCGCTGGCGGCCGCGGCGCGGGAGGCCGCGGCCTCAACGAAGCGGCCGGACGCTCCGGGAACTGCTGGAGCCGATCCGGGCGCTGCTGCTCCGGCCAGCCCGGCGGCCGCAGTGACCGGGGGCCGCTGA
- a CDS encoding HAD family hydrolase — protein MASRPTLVFDFDGVLIDGMEEYWWSARTAALALRPALALALPEAVPAAFRRLRPRVHKGWEMVLLALLLAGDSEGQAPELAPGDDWSLRLLPAWAGSPEPLQRSLESAREQAIATDLDAWLGRHHAFEGVVPRLRALEDAGLEWGVLTTKAERFTRRILDAQQLRPAWVIGHERGSKVEVLRSLLLERPRALWFVEDRRATLEQVLAEPDLAGAVRCYLATWGYLGPGDATGLPAGIRLLSPAAFSAGLADWP, from the coding sequence ATGGCGTCCCGCCCCACGCTCGTCTTCGACTTCGATGGCGTGCTCATCGACGGCATGGAGGAGTACTGGTGGTCGGCCCGGACCGCGGCCCTCGCCCTGAGGCCCGCGCTGGCGCTGGCGCTGCCGGAGGCTGTGCCGGCGGCCTTCCGCCGTCTGCGGCCCCGCGTGCACAAGGGCTGGGAGATGGTGCTGCTGGCCCTCCTGCTGGCCGGGGACTCCGAGGGACAAGCGCCGGAGCTCGCTCCGGGAGACGACTGGAGCCTGCGGCTCTTGCCGGCCTGGGCCGGATCACCGGAGCCGCTCCAGCGCAGCCTGGAATCCGCCCGTGAGCAGGCCATCGCCACCGATCTCGACGCCTGGCTCGGCCGGCATCACGCCTTCGAGGGCGTGGTTCCGCGCCTGCGTGCCCTGGAGGATGCCGGCCTCGAGTGGGGTGTGCTCACCACCAAGGCGGAGCGGTTCACCCGCCGCATCCTCGACGCGCAGCAGCTGAGGCCGGCCTGGGTCATCGGTCACGAGCGGGGCAGCAAGGTGGAGGTGCTGCGCAGCCTGCTGCTGGAGCGGCCGCGCGCGCTGTGGTTCGTCGAGGATCGCCGCGCCACCCTCGAGCAGGTGCTGGCGGAGCCGGATCTGGCCGGGGCCGTGCGCTGCTACCTGGCGACCTGGGGCTATCTGGGGCCGGGCGATGCCACCGGGCTGCCGGCCGGGATTCGCCTCCTGAGCCCCGCTGCCTTCAGCGCTGGCCTGGCCGACTGGCCCTGA